DNA from Amorphoplanes friuliensis DSM 7358:
GTCGGCGAGCACCACCACCCGGTCGGCATAACCCGCCGCGACGGGATCGTGGGTGACCATGACGATGGTCTGACCCCACTCGCGGACGCTGCGCCGGAGCAGCGAGAGCACCCCGGCGCCGGTACGGGTGTCCAGGCTGCCGGTCGGCTCGTCGGCGAAGACGACATGGGGACGGCTCATGAGCGCGCGGGCGCAGGCCACCCGTTGCTGCTGACCGCCCGAGAGCTGGGCCGGGTAGTGCCCCAGGCGGTCGCTCAGGCCGAGATCGGCCACCACCTGGGCCAGCCGCTCGCGGTCGGGCCGCCGGCCGGCGAGCTCGGTGGGCAGCACGATGTTCTGCTCCGCCGTCAGGGTCGGCAGCAGGTTGAAAGCCTGGAAGATGAATCCGATGCGGTCACGGCGGAGCGTCGTCAGCTCGCGGTCCTTCAGGCCGGCCAGCTCGGTGCCGCCGATGCGGATCGAGCCCGAACTGGCCGTGTCGAGCCCGGCCAGCAGGTGCATCAGGGTGGACTTGCCGGAGCCGGAGGGTCCGACGATGGCGGTGAACTCGCCGGCGGGGAACGTCACGCTCACCCGGTCGACGGCGGTCACCGCCGTGTCACCCTCGCCGTAGATCTTGACAAGGTCGTCCGCCCGCACCGCGTGGGTGGTCGTCATTTCGGCCTCCTGTTTCTGTGGTCGGAGGCAATCTAGGAGCGGCCGGGGGCCGCCCGCGTCGTCGTCAAGTACCGTCCGCGCGTACTACTCAAGGAGGACGGCAGGCCGGACTGAAACATTCTCGCTAATTGGGTCGAAATGCCCGCTAGCCTGAGCGAATGGTGCAGCCCGGACAAATGGCGCCACCGGTGGGAGCACCCACCGGTGACAGCTCGCTGGTTTTCCGGGCCGGCACCCTGCTCTGCGCACTGCGCCTCGGTGAGGTGGTCGAGACCATGCGGCCGCTGGTTACCCATCCCCTGGCCGGTACGCCCGCGTTCGTCACCGGTATCTGCATCATGCGGGGCATCCCGACCCTGGTGATCGACGTGGCCCGGCTCCTCGGCGGCGCCGGGGCCGACGTCGAGCGGTTCATCGCGGTACGGACCGAACACGGTCCGGTGGCCTTCGCGACCGGGGCGATCCACGGGGTCCGGCCGGTCAGCGCCGACTCCGCGCACCGGCACGAGGCCCTCCTGGGTGATGCCCCGGCCCGTCTGGTCGCCGCCGTCGGCACGATCGACGCCGAGCCGGTCCTGCTGCTGCAGAGCATGCGGCTCGTACCGGACGAGGTGTGGGCCGCCGCCGCCGCTCTGACGGTGCCGTCATGACGGCCACCCCCGAGGTGACGAGGTTCCGGACGTTGCTCGCCGCGAAGCTCGGCTGGACCTTCGACGACAACGACGTCTCGCAGCTCGACGACGTCCTGGCCAAGCGCTCCGGATCGCACCGGCTGAGCCGGACGGCGTACCTGAGCAGGTTGGGCGCCCCGGGCTGGGACGCCGAGCTGACCAAGCTCGCCGAGGACCTGACCATCAACGAGACGTACTTCTACCGGCACGGGGAGCAGTTCCGCGCGCTGGCCGACGTCGCCCTGCCCGAACGCCTCCAGGCGCGGTCGGCCCAGCGGGTCCTGCGGATGCTCTCGGTCGGGTGTTCCTCCGGCGAGGAGGCCTACACCCTGGCCATCGTCGCGCGGGAGTCACAGCCCGATCGCGACTGGATCGTCTCCGTGCTGGGTCTCGACGCCAGCCCGGCGGTGCTGCGCCGCGCGACGGCCGCCCGCTATTCGTCCTGGTCGCTGCGGGAGACCCCGGACGACGTACGCCAGCGCTGGTTCCACCCGCACGACGGCTACTACGAGCTGGACGCCGCGATCCGGGCGACGGTGCAGTTCCGGCAGTACAACGTGGCGACACCGGACGACAACCTCTGGCGGCCGGACCAGTACGACGTCGTGTTCTGCCGCAACCTGCTGATGTATCTGACGCAGCCGGTCCGGGACCAGCTCATCGAGCGGATGACCAGATCGCTGTCGCCGGGTGGCTACCTGTTCCTCGGGCACACCGACTCACTCGGCAGCCGGCCCGAGGGGCTCGAGCCGCAGCACACCCATCAGACGTTCTACTACCGCCGGCGGACCGTTCCGGACGCTCTGCGTTTCGAGGAGCCGCTGGTCGTGACGCCCACCAGGACGAGGCCGGCGCCGCAGGAACCGATCGAGTCGGACGCCTACGAGCGGGCGCTGCGGCTGCTGCACGACGAGCGGTTCGGTGAGGCGCTGAAGCTGATCGAGGCCTCACCGCAGGACCGTCCCGCACCCCGCGATCTGCTGCTGCACAGCGTTCTGCTGGCGCACACCGGGCGCATCGACGAGGGCGAGAGGCTCTGCCGCCGGCTCCTCGACCTCGACGGCCTGTACGCGGACGCCCACCACCAGCTCGCCGTCTGCCTCGAGGACGGCGCCGGCACCGACGCGGCGATCGCGCAGTACCGTCTGGCCGCTCACCTGGACCCGGAGTTCGCGATGCCCCGCATGCGGCTCGGGCTGCTCGCCCGCCGCCGCGGTGAGAACCGCACCGCCGCCACCGAGCTGGACCGCGCGCTGACTCTGCTCAGGCAGGAACGCGACGACCGGATCGCCCTGTTCGGCGGTGGCTTCGGCCGGATCGCCCTGACCACGCTCTGCCGTACGGAGCTCGACGCCTGCGGGGCCCGCCGATGAGCCCGAACGACGTGACCGACCGCCTGCGGGAGCTGCGCGGCGACTTCGACCGCTCGTTCACCGAGCCGGCGCGCCAGCACGACGTCGAGTACGCCGAGCTGCTCGCCATCCTCGCCGGTGGCCGCGCCTACGCCCTGCGGCTCTCGCAGGCCTCGGGTGTGCACTCGGACCGGCCCGTAACACCGTTGCCAGGACCTCAGCCGGCGCTGCTCGGAGTCGCGGGATTCAGCGGCGCCATCGTGCCGGTCTACGACCTCGCGGCTCTGCTGGGACATCCCGTACCGGAGCGGCCGCGCTGGCTCGTGCTGGCAGCCGGCACCCCGCCCCTGGCCCTCGCCTTTCACGACCTCGACGGTCACGTCCGGGTGCCGACCTCGACGATCGTCGGCGAGACCGACGGGCACAGCGGCCGCGACGTGCTGCGCGGCATGGTTCCCCTGCCGGGCGGCACCCGCCCGATCGTGGACCTGCCTTCGGCCCGCGCGGTCGTGCACCAGCTGACCGGACACACCACGCACAACACCGAGGAGCGGTGACCGCCATGGCCAAACGCACGTTCGGCAACAAGCTCGCGTTCGGTTTCGGGCTCACGGTGGCCCTGACCCTGATCATGGGCGCGTCCTCGGTGGCTGCGCTGTCGATCGTCGTCGACGCGAAGGACGACGCGATCAAGGTCGCGGTGGACGACCTGGTCAGCGCCGAGCACCTGACCACCAAGGCGGAGAGCCGGATCAGTGACTACCGCGGTTACCTGCTCAACGGCAACCAGGAGTACCTGGACCTGACGAACGCCGACCGTGAGGAATTCCTCGACCTGGTCGGCCAGCTGCGCGGCACGCTCACCGATCCGACGGCCCTGGCCCTGCTCAGTGCCGTGTCCGAGGCGGAGGCGAAGCACGCCGCCGTGCTCCAGCCGGTGATCGAGCGCCGCAAGACGATCGACAACCTCACGAACATCAGTCAGCTCAACGCGACCGAGGTCGCGCCGGCCCGCAAGGCCCTGCAGGACTCGATCGCCGCCCTGACCAATCGGGTACGCACCGACGTCGAGACGGCGCGGAAGGACTCGTCGGCCCGGGCGACCCAGGCCATCGTGCTCATCGTCGGACTCGGTCTGTTGGCCATGGCCTGCGGTGGTGTCATCGCCTGGCGGCTCAACCGGGATCTGCGCCGTGAGGTCGGTGCCGCCGTCGGGCACATCCAGAGCTCCTCGGCCGAGCTCGAGGCCGCGGCCGCGCAGCAGGCCTCCGGCGGCCGTGACCAGGCCAGCGCCATGAGCGAGATCACCACGACGATCAGCGAACTGCTGATCACCTCCCGCCAGATCGCCGAGAACGCCCAGCGGGTCTCGAAGATCGCCGAGGACACGGCGGACGCGGCCCTGAGCGGCGACTCCACGATCGACCAGACGCGTACGTCGATCGCGGCCATCCGCAACCAGGTGGACCAGATCGTGCAGCACATGCTGGCCCTGGGCGAGAAGTCCCAGCAGATCGGCGGTGTCGTCGATCTGGTGTCGGAGCTGGCCGAGCAGACCAACATCCTCGCGATCAACGCGACGATCGAGGCCAGCGGCGCCGGCGAGTGGGGGCGGCGGTTCGCGGTCGTCGCCGAGGAGATCCGCAAGCTGGCGGACCGGACGGCGGGCTCCGCCAAGGAGATCCGCACGCTGATCGACGACGTCCGGGGCGCCGTCAACACGACCGTCATGGCCACGGAAATCGGAGCGAAGTCCGTCGATGCGGGCTCGCGGCAGTTCGACGACGCCACCAGTTCGTTCCGGCGCATCGCTCAGCTGGTCGCGACCACGAACGACGCGACGCGCGAGATCGAACTGTCCACGAAGCAGCAGACCACCGCGGTCGAACAGGTCAACGTGGCGGCCTCCGACACGGCCCGGGTCACCCGGGAGACCGAGGCCAGCGCCGTGCAGACCAAACAGACCGCCGCGCACCTGTCCAGCCTCTCCGGGGACCTGCTCGAACTGGTCGGCACCGGGCGGCGCTGATGAGCCCGGATCCCCTGCGCTACTTCCGGATCGAGGCGCGCGAGCTGGTCGACCAGATCAGCGCGGGCGTCCTCGACCTGGACCAGCAACCCGGGCCGGAGCTGGTCGCCCGCCTGCTGCGGTTCGCGCACACCCTGAAGGGCGCCGCGCGGGTCGTACGCCAGAAGGAGATCGCCGACCGGGCGCACGCGTTCGAGGAAGTGCTGGTCCCCCACCGTCAGGGCGCCGAGGCGCTCCCGGCGGACGAGATGCGGGAGCTGCTCCGCCTCAACGACGAGATCGAAGCAAAGGTCACCGCGCTCGAGTCCCCCGAGAGAACCAGCGAAGGCGACGGACCGGAGACCGTAGGCACGGGTGCGAAGGCCCCACAGGCAGCTGCGCCGGAAGAGCAGAAGGCGGTCGGACAGGCCGGCACCACGGGTCCTGAGCCGGGAACCGTGGAAGCCGCCCACGCAGCCGCCGAGCAGGCGCGGACCGCCCCGGCCTCGCACAACGAGCCGACACCGGCGGCCCGCGCAGCAACCGCCGACGTGGACGAGTTGCTCGATGCCGTCGGGGAGGCGCACGCGCGGTTCGCGCCGTTACGGACGAGCGGGCACGCCCTCGATCGGCTGATCCGGTCGGCGGAGTCGCTCGCCGATCAGCTGCGGGTGGGCCGGACGACCGGGCAGACCGAGGGGGCGCGGGTCGCCGCCGCACGGCTGGCGTCCGATCTCGGTGCTCTGGGGCGGCGGGTCACCGACACCGTCGAGCAGGTCGAGCGGGAGCTGGACGAGGTCCGGGGGCGCGCCGAACGACTGCGGCTGGTCTCCGCGTCGAGCATCTTCACCTCGTTGCACCGCGCGGTGCGGGACGCCGCGGACGCGCAGGGCAAGCGGGTGCGGTTCGAGGGCCGGGGCGGTGAACTGCGCATGGATCCGCAGGTGCTGACCCTGGCCAGCAGCGCGCTGCTGCACGTCGTCCGCAACGCCGTCGCGCACGGGATCGAGTCCGCCGGGGAGCGGGCCGCCGCGGGGAAACCCGCCGAGGGCAAGGTGCTGGTCGAGGTCGAGCGGCGCGGCCGGTACGTGGGATTCCGCTGCACCGACGACGGCCGCGGGTTCGACCTGGCGGCGGTACGGCGTACCGCCGAGGCCCGAGGTCTGCTGATGGCGGGCGGCACCCCACCGGACGAGCAGACGCTGGTGGAGCTGGTGCTCCGCGGCGGCATCAGCACCTCCCCGACGGTGACCGAGGTGGCCGGGCGCGGCATCGGGCTCGACGTGGCCCGGGATGTCGCCGATCAGCTCGGCGGGGACGTGTCGGTGCGTACCGAGGCCGGCCGTGGTGCCGTCATCGAGCTGGTGCTGCCGCTCGCACTGCTATCGCTGCACGGCCTGATCGTCGAGGCCGCCGACACCGTGGCGACGGTACCGCTCGATGCCGTACGCACCTGCGTACGGTTGCTGCCGGAGCAGGCGACCGCCGCGGCCGTCACGGGGAAGATGGCGCACGACGGCGAGGCCGTTCCGTTCCTGCCCCTGGCCCGGGCGCTGTACGCGGGCACGACCGTGCCGGAAGGCGGCGGCCCGACCGTGGCGGTGATCGTCGGACTCGACGGTGAACAGGTGGCGGTCGGCGTCGACCGGCTCGCCGGGACGTCCACGCTGGTGGTGCGTCCGCTGCCCGATCTCGCGCCGGCAGCGCCGGTGATCGGTGGTGTGTCGATGGATCTCGACGGCAATCCCCGGCTCGTCCTCGACGCGCAGGGACTGGTGGCGGAGACGTTGCGCCTGGGCGGAGGTGGTGCGCCGCCGGCCGCGGCCGCGCCACGGCTTCCCATCCTGGTGGTCGACGACTCGCTCACCACACGCATGCTGGAGCGCAGCATCCTGGAGTCCGCCGGGTACGAAGTGGACCTGGCCGCCTCCGGTGAGGAAGGGCTCGAGAAGGCCCGGTCCCGCCGGTACGGGCTTTATCTCACGGACATCGACATGCCGGGCATCGACGGGTTCACCTTCGTCTCCGAGACCCGCGCGGACCCGGAACTGGCCACGGTGCCCGCGATCCTGGTCAGCTCGCGGGCCAGCGCGGAGGACCGGCAGCGGGGTGTGGCGGCGGGGGCGAGCGCGTACGTGGTGAAGGGTGAGTTCAACCAGGAGGAGCTGCTCGCCCACATCCGACGGCTGGTGCCGGCATGATCCGGGTCCTGGTCGTCGAGGACTCGGCGACGATGCGGCACGCCCTGCGGGAGGCGCTGGCCACCGACCCCGAGCTGCAGGTCGTCGGTGAGGCGGTCGACGGCGCCCAGGCCGTCGAGCTGGTCGGGCGGCTGCGTCCCGACGTGGTCACGATGGACATGATGCTGCCGACGATGAGCGGGCTCGTCGCCACCGAGCACATCATGGCCGAGTTCCCGACGCCCATCCTGGTCGTCTCGTCGGCGGACCGGCAGGAGCTCTTCAGCACCTACAACGCCCTGGCCGCGGGGGCCGTCGACGTGCTGGAGAAGCCGCGGGGCGACGACTCCGACGCGGGGTGGGGCCGCCGGCTCTGCTCGTGCGTACGCCTGGTGTCGCGCATCCGGGTGATCACACATCCGCGGGCGCGCCTCGACGGGCGCAGTCGCAGCGGAGCCGAGCCGATCGTGCCGCAGGCACCACCACGGGCCGTGCCGATCCCCGCGGACGAGCCGACGGTGCAGGTCGTGGCGCTCGGCGCGTCGACCGGCGGCCCCGGGGCGCTCACCGATCTGTTGCGCGCGCTGCCCGTCGCCTTCACCACGCCGGTGCTGTGTGTGCAGCACATCGCGGCCAGCGAGCCGTTCGCGGTCGCGTTCTCGGACTGGCTGGCCGGGCAGACCGGCCGGAACGTCAGCTACGGCACCGAGGGCACCCCGCTGCGTTCCCTCGCAGGTCGCGTCGTGCTGGCGCCCCCGGACCGGCATCTGCTCGTCCGGGACGGCATCCTGCGGCTGAGCGCCGCACCGCCGCGGCACTCCTGCCGGCCGTCGGTCGACGTGCTGTTCGAGTCGGTCGCGGCGGAGTACGGGTCCGCGGCGGCCGGTTGCCTGCTGACGGGAATGGGCCGCGACGGGGCCGAAGGTCTGCTGCAGATGCGGGCGCGCGGCGGCCACACCTTCGCCCAGGACGAGGCGAGCTCCGTGGTCTACGGCATGCCCCGCGAGGCGGCACTGCTCGGCGCGGCGGCGTTCATCATGCCGCCCTCCCGGATCGCCGCCCGGCTGGGCGAGCTCTCCCAGGCCGCCAGGGCGCGGCGATGACACAGCACCCCACCGGTACGCCGATGGTCCGGCACACCGTGCTGATCGTGGACGACAGTCTGACCGTACGGATGGATCTGCACGAGGCTTTCGAGGCCGACGGCTTCGTGTCGATCCTGTGCGCGACCGGGGCGGAGGCCCGTGCGGCGTTCGCCGAGGCGCATTTCGACGTGGCGGTGCTCGACGTCCTGCTGCCCGACGCCGACGGTGTCGAGCTGCTCCGGGAGCTGCGGGCGCATCCCGGCCGCGAGGGCACTGTGACGGTTCTGCTGTCCAGTGAGGCCGAGATCGCCGACCGGTTGCACGGGCTGCGGACGGGCGCGGACGAGTACGTCGGCAAGCCCTACGACGCCGGTTACGTCGTCGCGCGGGCGCGGCAGCTGCTCGGCGAGGACCCGTCGCGGGCCGACGACCGCACCACGGTGCTGGTCATCGACGACAGCATGACCTTCCGGGAGCAGCTGCGGGAGCTGCTCGAGCCCGAGGGCTACGCGGTGATCACGGCCAATTCCGGTGAGGAGGGCCTGCGCACCGCGGCCGACCGCAGGCCGCAGGCGGTCATCGTGGACGGGATCATGCCGGGGATCGACGGTGCGACGGTGATCCGGCGGCTGCGGCTCGATCCCGCCCTGCGCGACATTCCCTGCCTGCTGATGACCGCGGCCGACGACTACGCGACCGAGGTGCAGATGCTGGAGGCGGGCGCCGACGCGTTCGTCCGCAAGCAGCAGGACCTCGCGGTGGTCCTGGCCAAACTGGCGGCCGTGCTGCGGACCAGCGCCGCGCAGCTGCCCATCGAGGTGACCGGGAGCCTGCACGGGCCCGGCAAGGTCCTGACCGTGACGGCCGACCGGCAGCGGCTGTCGGCCCTGGGCGACGCGCTGCGCGAGGACGGTTACGACGTGGTCGCGACCGGCAACGGCAGCGACGCCCTCGACCTGCTCGCGGCGCAGCCGGTGGACTGCATCGTGCTGAGCCTGGACAGTTCCGGGGTCGACGCCCGGGAGACCTGCCGGCGGATCAAGGAAGTGCCGCAGATCGGCGACACCCCCGTGATCATGATCGGCGACCACGACGACGCGTTGCTGGACTGCCTGGCCGCGGGCGCCGACGACTACGTGCGGTCGGCCGACGGGCCCGAGACCCTCCGGGCCCACGTCCGCGGGCAGATCCGCCGCAAGCAGTCGCTGGACGAGAGCCGGCGGATCCGCGAGGAGCTGATGCGCCGCGAGCTCGACGCGGCCGGCGAACGCGCGGCCCGGCAGCTGGCCGAGACCCGGGCGGCGCTGGTCGAGGAGCTGGAGTGGCGCAACCGGGAGCTGGAGGCGTTCAGCGGGTCCGTGTCTCACGACCTGCGGGGGCCGTTGCAGATCATCAGCAGCTTCGCCGAGACGATGCTCGACGAGGACGAGGAGCCGCTGAGCTCGCAGGCGCGGCATCGGGTGCAGCGCATCCATGCGGCGGCCGAGCGGATGGCCGACCTGGTGGAGTCGTTGCTGATCCTGGCCCGGGCCAGCCGGGGTGACCTGCGCCGGCAGAGGTTCGACCTGACGGCCACCACGTGGCAGGTGATCCGTGAGGTCGAGGCCCGCGATCCCGGCCGGGACGTCAGGTTCACGGTGGCCGAGGGCATGACGGCGGACGGCGACGAGGGCCTGGTCCGCGTCATCCTGGAAAATCTGATCAACAACGCGTTCAAGTTCACGCGCAAGATCGAGAAGCCCGTGATCGAGATCAGCTGGAGCGGACCGGAGGAGAACCCCCGCTACTCGATCTCCGACAACGGTGCGGGTTTCCCCGCCGGGAAGGCGATCGAGTTGTTCCGGCCGTTCGCGCGGCTGCACAGCGCGGACGACTTCCCCGGGACGGGCATCGGGCTCACGACCGTGCACCGGGCCGTCGAGCGCCACGGCGGTGAGATCCACGCCGAGGGTGAGGACGGCAACGGCGCGACCTTCTGGTTCACGCTGCCCCCGGCCCGCCGCTGACAGAGCGGCCGGGGGTCCCGGCCGCCCTGAGCGGATCCGCGGTTACTTGATATAGGCCAGCCCGTCGACCGTCACGCCCGGTCGGCCCTTGGTCGCCAGGACCACGATCGTGACCGTGTGCTTGCCGTAGGCCGGGCTCCGGGTCCAGATCGCCTGGCGGTACGTGGTCTTGCTCGCCTTCGTGTCGATCGTCGACACCTTCTTGCCGTCGAGGTAGACCGTCGCCTTGCCGGACGTCTTGAAGCGGCCGACCACCAGCGCGGCCGAGCGGCCGGTGAACGTGAAGGTCAGCTTGGTGTCCTTCTTGGAGCTGTACAGCGCCTTGCCGTTGAGGTGCGAGCTCACCGACTTCGTCGTCCACTTGCCGGTGCGCTTCGCCGACGTCTCCGGGAGGAGCGCCGTCGCGCGGGCCACCGACTTGGTGCTGACGTTGCCGACCAGGTCCTTCGCGGAGACGCCGAAGGTGACCGCGGCGCCCGGCCTGGCCGACGTGGACCACGTCGTGGCCGTCGGGGACAACGTCACCTTGGTCGGGGACGTGCTGCCGATCCAGGTGACCCTGGTGTTGTCGGTCGCCTTGAAGTTCACGGTCAGCGGGACGGACGTCGTGCTCACCGTGCCGGTGCGCAGGCCCAGCCACGGTGTCGAGAGCACGGGCACGGTCACGTCCGAGATCACCGTGGCGGCCGCTGTTGTCTCCGCGGCGCCGCTGACGTGCGTTCCGCGGACCTGGACCGTGTGCGTACCGGAAGGGACGGTGACGGAGCCGGAGCGGGCGGTGGCCGGGAGGGTGGTGATGAGCTTGCCGTCGACGAGCAGCTCGAACTTGGCGATCGAGCCCGACGGGGTCGCGGTCGTCCAGGCCAGGGTGGCCTTGCCCTTGACGTAGTACTTGCCGCCGGACGACACACCGCCGGTCGGGGCGCTCGCCTTCAGCGCGAGGATGCGCGCGGACGCCTCGACGCGGATCGCCGGGAGCTGGGCGTAGAGGCCGTTGCCGGGGCACTCGGTGGCTACGCCGTCGCGGTGGCCGGAGATCCGCGGGAACGTCTGGACCGACAGGTACGGGAACTTGCCGTCGGTCGCGCGCTCGGTCAGCTCGGCGGTCGTCGACGGGTCGAAACCGTACGCGGTCAGCCGCGCCGCC
Protein-coding regions in this window:
- the cheB gene encoding chemotaxis-specific protein-glutamate methyltransferase CheB, which encodes MIRVLVVEDSATMRHALREALATDPELQVVGEAVDGAQAVELVGRLRPDVVTMDMMLPTMSGLVATEHIMAEFPTPILVVSSADRQELFSTYNALAAGAVDVLEKPRGDDSDAGWGRRLCSCVRLVSRIRVITHPRARLDGRSRSGAEPIVPQAPPRAVPIPADEPTVQVVALGASTGGPGALTDLLRALPVAFTTPVLCVQHIAASEPFAVAFSDWLAGQTGRNVSYGTEGTPLRSLAGRVVLAPPDRHLLVRDGILRLSAAPPRHSCRPSVDVLFESVAAEYGSAAAGCLLTGMGRDGAEGLLQMRARGGHTFAQDEASSVVYGMPREAALLGAAAFIMPPSRIAARLGELSQAARARR
- a CDS encoding response regulator, coding for MTQHPTGTPMVRHTVLIVDDSLTVRMDLHEAFEADGFVSILCATGAEARAAFAEAHFDVAVLDVLLPDADGVELLRELRAHPGREGTVTVLLSSEAEIADRLHGLRTGADEYVGKPYDAGYVVARARQLLGEDPSRADDRTTVLVIDDSMTFREQLRELLEPEGYAVITANSGEEGLRTAADRRPQAVIVDGIMPGIDGATVIRRLRLDPALRDIPCLLMTAADDYATEVQMLEAGADAFVRKQQDLAVVLAKLAAVLRTSAAQLPIEVTGSLHGPGKVLTVTADRQRLSALGDALREDGYDVVATGNGSDALDLLAAQPVDCIVLSLDSSGVDARETCRRIKEVPQIGDTPVIMIGDHDDALLDCLAAGADDYVRSADGPETLRAHVRGQIRRKQSLDESRRIREELMRRELDAAGERAARQLAETRAALVEELEWRNRELEAFSGSVSHDLRGPLQIISSFAETMLDEDEEPLSSQARHRVQRIHAAAERMADLVESLLILARASRGDLRRQRFDLTATTWQVIREVEARDPGRDVRFTVAEGMTADGDEGLVRVILENLINNAFKFTRKIEKPVIEISWSGPEENPRYSISDNGAGFPAGKAIELFRPFARLHSADDFPGTGIGLTTVHRAVERHGGEIHAEGEDGNGATFWFTLPPARR
- a CDS encoding CheR family methyltransferase yields the protein MTATPEVTRFRTLLAAKLGWTFDDNDVSQLDDVLAKRSGSHRLSRTAYLSRLGAPGWDAELTKLAEDLTINETYFYRHGEQFRALADVALPERLQARSAQRVLRMLSVGCSSGEEAYTLAIVARESQPDRDWIVSVLGLDASPAVLRRATAARYSSWSLRETPDDVRQRWFHPHDGYYELDAAIRATVQFRQYNVATPDDNLWRPDQYDVVFCRNLLMYLTQPVRDQLIERMTRSLSPGGYLFLGHTDSLGSRPEGLEPQHTHQTFYYRRRTVPDALRFEEPLVVTPTRTRPAPQEPIESDAYERALRLLHDERFGEALKLIEASPQDRPAPRDLLLHSVLLAHTGRIDEGERLCRRLLDLDGLYADAHHQLAVCLEDGAGTDAAIAQYRLAAHLDPEFAMPRMRLGLLARRRGENRTAATELDRALTLLRQERDDRIALFGGGFGRIALTTLCRTELDACGARR
- a CDS encoding N-acetylmuramoyl-L-alanine amidase, translated to MRQRQLIGVVAGSAVVVAGAAAVALNWPAGSTPGARGTEAVADAAAPVAAAQPVSATEPPRIDDGDGKPVSPRLHTVAIAPARKVDVPKRDTRQFSLLGMTWSDADLEVGGTVEVRTRSVRTGRWTGWQTLETEGTQGPDSGAEAKRDLRGGTEPLWVGPSDGVAARVVDAKGTKPLPAGLRLDLVDPGKPAGSSGGQGGGLALEPVPSAPAAAPEEAAADPVVEKVALPAYTSRAGWKAGPAKAAPAMGEAVKAMFVHHTADGSTTYDCKDSAAWVRAIQTYQVDSQGWDDIGYNFLVDRCGALFEGRGGGIDKPVVGAHTYGFNTDTASIAVLGTYSTSGVSDAARKVISQVSAARLTAYGFDPSTTAELTERATDGKFPYLSVQTFPRISGHRDGVATECPGNGLYAQLPAIRVEASARILALKASAPTGGVSSGGKYYVKGKATLAWTTATPSGSIAKFELLVDGKLITTLPATARSGSVTVPSGTHTVQVRGTHVSGAAETTAAATVISDVTVPVLSTPWLGLRTGTVSTTSVPLTVNFKATDNTRVTWIGSTSPTKVTLSPTATTWSTSARPGAAVTFGVSAKDLVGNVSTKSVARATALLPETSAKRTGKWTTKSVSSHLNGKALYSSKKDTKLTFTFTGRSAALVVGRFKTSGKATVYLDGKKVSTIDTKASKTTYRQAIWTRSPAYGKHTVTIVVLATKGRPGVTVDGLAYIK
- a CDS encoding chemotaxis protein CheW — protein: MSPNDVTDRLRELRGDFDRSFTEPARQHDVEYAELLAILAGGRAYALRLSQASGVHSDRPVTPLPGPQPALLGVAGFSGAIVPVYDLAALLGHPVPERPRWLVLAAGTPPLALAFHDLDGHVRVPTSTIVGETDGHSGRDVLRGMVPLPGGTRPIVDLPSARAVVHQLTGHTTHNTEER
- a CDS encoding hybrid sensor histidine kinase/response regulator, which translates into the protein MSPDPLRYFRIEARELVDQISAGVLDLDQQPGPELVARLLRFAHTLKGAARVVRQKEIADRAHAFEEVLVPHRQGAEALPADEMRELLRLNDEIEAKVTALESPERTSEGDGPETVGTGAKAPQAAAPEEQKAVGQAGTTGPEPGTVEAAHAAAEQARTAPASHNEPTPAARAATADVDELLDAVGEAHARFAPLRTSGHALDRLIRSAESLADQLRVGRTTGQTEGARVAAARLASDLGALGRRVTDTVEQVERELDEVRGRAERLRLVSASSIFTSLHRAVRDAADAQGKRVRFEGRGGELRMDPQVLTLASSALLHVVRNAVAHGIESAGERAAAGKPAEGKVLVEVERRGRYVGFRCTDDGRGFDLAAVRRTAEARGLLMAGGTPPDEQTLVELVLRGGISTSPTVTEVAGRGIGLDVARDVADQLGGDVSVRTEAGRGAVIELVLPLALLSLHGLIVEAADTVATVPLDAVRTCVRLLPEQATAAAVTGKMAHDGEAVPFLPLARALYAGTTVPEGGGPTVAVIVGLDGEQVAVGVDRLAGTSTLVVRPLPDLAPAAPVIGGVSMDLDGNPRLVLDAQGLVAETLRLGGGGAPPAAAAPRLPILVVDDSLTTRMLERSILESAGYEVDLAASGEEGLEKARSRRYGLYLTDIDMPGIDGFTFVSETRADPELATVPAILVSSRASAEDRQRGVAAGASAYVVKGEFNQEELLAHIRRLVPA
- a CDS encoding ABC transporter ATP-binding protein, producing MTTTHAVRADDLVKIYGEGDTAVTAVDRVSVTFPAGEFTAIVGPSGSGKSTLMHLLAGLDTASSGSIRIGGTELAGLKDRELTTLRRDRIGFIFQAFNLLPTLTAEQNIVLPTELAGRRPDRERLAQVVADLGLSDRLGHYPAQLSGGQQQRVACARALMSRPHVVFADEPTGSLDTRTGAGVLSLLRRSVREWGQTIVMVTHDPVAAGYADRVVVLADGRIADDFRAPTPDGVADRLQWLATR
- a CDS encoding HAMP domain-containing methyl-accepting chemotaxis protein, which encodes MAKRTFGNKLAFGFGLTVALTLIMGASSVAALSIVVDAKDDAIKVAVDDLVSAEHLTTKAESRISDYRGYLLNGNQEYLDLTNADREEFLDLVGQLRGTLTDPTALALLSAVSEAEAKHAAVLQPVIERRKTIDNLTNISQLNATEVAPARKALQDSIAALTNRVRTDVETARKDSSARATQAIVLIVGLGLLAMACGGVIAWRLNRDLRREVGAAVGHIQSSSAELEAAAAQQASGGRDQASAMSEITTTISELLITSRQIAENAQRVSKIAEDTADAALSGDSTIDQTRTSIAAIRNQVDQIVQHMLALGEKSQQIGGVVDLVSELAEQTNILAINATIEASGAGEWGRRFAVVAEEIRKLADRTAGSAKEIRTLIDDVRGAVNTTVMATEIGAKSVDAGSRQFDDATSSFRRIAQLVATTNDATREIELSTKQQTTAVEQVNVAASDTARVTRETEASAVQTKQTAAHLSSLSGDLLELVGTGRR
- a CDS encoding chemotaxis protein CheW: MVQPGQMAPPVGAPTGDSSLVFRAGTLLCALRLGEVVETMRPLVTHPLAGTPAFVTGICIMRGIPTLVIDVARLLGGAGADVERFIAVRTEHGPVAFATGAIHGVRPVSADSAHRHEALLGDAPARLVAAVGTIDAEPVLLLQSMRLVPDEVWAAAAALTVPS